The window gggtcagggttagggttaggggttaggggttagggttaaggttagagggttagagttagggttagataaAAAGGTTCCAGGGAAGCTGCTCGCCTCTtttcacctaaccctaaccccctaaccctctaaccctaacccactaaccctaaccctctaaccctaaccctctaaccctctaaccctaaccctctaaccctctaaccctacccctctaaccctaaccctctaaccctaaccctaaccctacccctctaaccctaaccctctaaccctaaccctctaaccctaaccctaaccctctaaccctaaccctaaccctctaaccctaaccctctaaccctaaccctctaactctaaccctaaccctctaaccctaaccctctaacactagccctaaccctctaaccctaaccctaaccctaaccctaaccctctaaccctaaccctctaaccctagccctaaccctctaaccctaaccctaaccctctaaccctaaccctctaaccccctaaccctaaccctaaccctctaaccctaaccctaaaatgTTAgttgctagggttagggtcagggttaggggttagggttaaggttagagggttagggttagagggttagggtcagggttaggggttagggttaaggttagaggttagggttagagggttagggttaggggttaaggttaggggttagggttagagggttagggttagagggttagggtcagggttagggttgggttagggttagagggttagggttagagggttagggttagagggttagggttgggttagagttagggttagggttaaggttagagggttagggttagagggttagggtcagggttagggttaaggttagagggttagggttagagggttagagggtcaggcttaggggttagggttaaggttagagggttaaggttagggttagagggttagggtcagggttaggagttagggttaaggttagagggttagggttagggttagagggttagggttaggggttagggttaaggttagagggttagggttagagggttaggtcagggttaggggttagggttaaggttagagtgttagggttaggggttagggttaaggttagagggttagagttagggttagataGAAAGGTTCCAGGGAAGCTGCTCGCCTCTtttcacctaaccctaaccccctaaccctctaaccctaaccctctaaccctaaccccctaaccctctaacctaaccctctaaccctaaccctctaaccctctaaccctaaccctctaaccctaactctaaccctaaccctctaaccctaaccctctaaccctaaccctctaaccctaaccctctaaccctaactctaaccctaaccctcttttcctgacagcagcaccaacattcctctgcttcttccttgcagctgtagatgtttgtgcaGCTTCTCCCTGCGAGCAGCAGTGCACCGATAACTTTGGACAagttgtgtgcacgtgtttccTTGGCTATCGCTTCGACCAAGCGAGGCACCGCAGTCATAAATCTCCATACTGCCTGGGTCAGTGCACCTGTTGAGTCCCTGTGGCATAAAGGGGTTTCCCTGTGATGAGAGGACACCTCACACTCTTCTCCtctcacacctgcagacatcaacGAGTGTGAGCAACCAGGCACCAGCATGTGCCAGCACGAGTGTGTGAACACCGTGGGCAGCTTCCTGTGTCGCTGTGGCGGCGGCTACATTCTGGCGCCAGACAGGCGCTCTTGCATTCCCGTGCACAACTGTGAGATGCTGATGAGTTCTTTGGAGACATTTATCTGAGAGCTCTTTGATGTCTGCATGCTGTCAGATGCTCTGAGAGGACAAGCTTGTCTAAAACTGTTCTGTTCCAGTGAGGTCCACGGGGACATCAGACACATTGATGAGCGCTGGTACCTGCTCTTTCACCTGTCAGGACTTTAGCAACATGAAAAGCAGCCTGTTGCAGCTGAAGCTAAAGCTGGGAAACATCCAGTCACCCAACCAAGTagcacaaccctaaccctaagccttcCTAGATACCCAACAGACCGCAGCCCTCAGCCTTGTTTGTAACCTGTGTCTTGGCTTTCAGATGCCTGGTTtggccaccagcagcaacaaacCATCAGTGGGCAGAGCAGGAAAGGATCCTCATCCAGCCGGTCTTCCAGGTTCTCCTGGTCTTCCGggagctcctggtgtcccaggtGATTTTGGAGCACACCAACAGTCCAGCACATTAGTATTGAGAGAGCTGGTTTGATTCCTTCTTCTGTCACTTTTTTGTGGTTGGGCTTTAGTTCCTCAGCAGTTCTTTTGTTCTGGTTTTTCTTGTGAACTGCGTTTTATCACTTATGTGATTATCtttcttcatgttttctttcagcttcttcagtgtcttcctctcctccttcttgtgtttctgcctcctctggTCACAAAGCACAAGAACATGAATAGAAGTGCAATGACGAAGAAAGTGAAAGTGCCTTAAACACTGAGAAATGCATTAAAGCACAAGGACACAAAATCTTCTTCATATGTATCCGTTTGACTTCACAGGACAtccaggagaaccaggaaaGAAAGGGGAACCTGGGGAGAAGGGTCATCCTGGTCTCCAAGGTCCTCGTGGAGACATGGGTCCCATAGGTCCAGAGCCAGACTTGAAGCACATCAAAAGAGGACGCAGGGGGCCAGTGGTGAGCAAAAAAGTCTGATTTTGGAGCCTAGATGGAACTTCATCAGACCTCAAGGTCACATCGCGCTCAGTGTGACTCAGCACTGAAATTGGCTGGAACACAGAGACGAGTTGTCCTGTCGTAGGAGACGAGTTGTCCTGTCGCAGGAGACGAGTTGTCCTGTCGTTGGAGACGAGTTGTCCTGTCGTAGGAGACGAGTTGTCCTGTCGTTGGAGACGAGTTGTCCTGTCGTAGGAGACGAGTTGTCCTGTCATAGGAGAAACAGCCCGAGGGCTCATCATTAATATAGACGATTGGCTGATCATCTCTTTTCTGCAGGGACCCCCTGGAGCACCAGGACGAGATGGACTAAAGGTGTGTGTTGCAGATCCTTCATACAAACACTCTCTTCTCCATTAAGGTCTAGTCAAGAGTCCACAAGAATGTTGAAGTCCACTGGAAGAAGATTCTCCatcttctaaccctaaccctctaaccatctaaccctgaccctctaaccctaaccctaaccctctaaccctaaccctctaaccctgaccctctaaccctaaccctctaaccctaaccctctaaccctctaaccctgaccctctaaccctaaccctctaaccctaaccccctaaccctaaccctctaaccctgaccctctaaccctgaccctctaaccctaaccctctaaccctctaaccctctaaccctgaccctctaaccctaaccctctaaccctaaccctctaaccctaaccctaaccctctaaccctagccctctaaccctaaccccctaaccctaaccctctaaccctctaaccctctaaccctgaccctctaaccctaaccctctaaccctaaccctctaaccctctaaccctgaccctctaaccctaaccctctaaccctaaccccctaaccctaaccctctaaccctgaccctctaaccctgaccctctaaccctaaccctctaaccctctaaccctgaccctctaaccctaaccctaaccctctaaccctaaccctgaccctctaaccctgaccctctaaccctgaccctctaaccctaaccccctaaccctaaccctctaaccctctaaccctgaccctctaaccctgaccctctaaccctaaccctctaaccctctaaccctgaccctctaaccctgaccctctaaccctaaccctctaaccctagccctctaaccctgaccctctaaccctaaccccctaaccctctaaccctagccctcaaaccttaaccctgaccctctaaccctaaccctctaaccctctaaccctaaccctctaaccctctaaccccagccttcaaaccttaaccctgaccctctaaccctaaccctctaaccctctaaccctaaccctctaaccctaaccctctaaccctaaccctctaaccctctaaccccagccttcaaaccttaaccctgaccctctaaccctaccctctaaccctctaaccctaaccctctaaccctaaccctctaaccctctaaccctaaccctctaaccctctaaccctaaccctctaaccctaaccctctaaccctctaaccctaaccctctaacctctaaccctaaccctctaaccctaaccccctaactctaactccaaccctaaccctaacgtgcTGAATCTGAAAGGAACGTGGGACATGTTACCATGgatgtttacatttataaatttgcctttttttccatcCACAGGGTGATCAAGGGGCTCCAGGTCCCAGAGGCCCACCTGTAAGTTGACTCTTAAACTGACTAGAGGTGGTCTTTTGGACCCAAGAGGAAATCCAGATACCCAGCGTTAGCCATTATGCATCCACAGTGGAATTAGTCATGTTTCATTAATGAGATTAATGCTTCAGTTAATTAAATACGTTGTATGAAACTGTTTGAGTCTCTGAACATTCTTCTAAAGAGAGACTCCTCTTGCGTCTGCAGGGACCACCCGGCTCTTTTGACTTTCTCCTGCTGATGATGGCTGACATCCGCAATGACATCATTGAACTCCAGCAGAAGGTGCTGGGGGGGC is drawn from Takifugu flavidus isolate HTHZ2018 chromosome 2, ASM371156v2, whole genome shotgun sequence and contains these coding sequences:
- the LOC130516560 gene encoding collagen and calcium-binding EGF domain-containing protein 1-like isoform X2; translation: MGHLSGVRLLPFGTIWAVFLWLPGVSSTRPTGISKRKCCDGFRFVMGQCISEAVDVCAASPCEQQCTDNFGQVVCTCFLGYRFDQARHRSHKSPYCLDINECEQPGTSMCQHECVNTVGSFLCRCGGGYILAPDRRSCIPVHNLRSTGTSDTLMSAGTCSFTCQDFSNMKSSLLQLKLKLGNIQSPNQMPGLATSSNKPSVGRAGKDPHPAGLPGSPGLPGAPGVPGHPGEPGKKGEPGEKGHPGLQGPRGDMGPIGPEPDLKHIKRGRRGPVGPPGAPGRDGLKGDQGAPGPRGPPGPPGSFDFLLLMMADIRNDIIELQQKVLGGRRGISLETPPHSSGEMEFGEWGSGQGDIVLNT
- the LOC130516560 gene encoding collagen and calcium-binding EGF domain-containing protein 1-like isoform X1 — its product is MGHLSGVRLLPFGTIWAVFLWLPGVSSTRPTGISNSECPENKVLTVEYPCVSAGGRNSTCLRRKCCDGFRFVMGQCISEAVDVCAASPCEQQCTDNFGQVVCTCFLGYRFDQARHRSHKSPYCLDINECEQPGTSMCQHECVNTVGSFLCRCGGGYILAPDRRSCIPVHNLRSTGTSDTLMSAGTCSFTCQDFSNMKSSLLQLKLKLGNIQSPNQMPGLATSSNKPSVGRAGKDPHPAGLPGSPGLPGAPGVPGHPGEPGKKGEPGEKGHPGLQGPRGDMGPIGPEPDLKHIKRGRRGPVGPPGAPGRDGLKGDQGAPGPRGPPGPPGSFDFLLLMMADIRNDIIELQQKVLGGRRGISLETPPHSSGEMEFGEWGSGQGDIVLNT